GGGCAGCAATAAGTGATTATATCACTCGTCCTGTTGTTTATGTAATATTTTTTGCTACTCAAATAGTAGCTTTTTATATGTTGCCATCGATTACTGAAATCGTAGTATTTCAAGTTGTTTTATATTTCATAATGACTTGTTATGGTGGAGGATTTGCTTCAATTCCTGCATATATTGGAGATATTTTTGGTACAAAAGAGCTTGGTGCAATTCATGGTTATATTTTAACAGCTTGGGCGGCAGCTGGACTTGTTGGACCACTTATTATTTCAATAGTAAAAGATAGAACTGGAAGTTATTCTGAAACACTTTATGTTTTTGCAGGATTTTTTATAATTGCATTTATTGTTTCAATAGCAATGATTATAAATATTAAGTCAATAAAAAGAAAAAAAGCAAATAAACACTAAAAGTTGTTCCAAAAGTATATAAGAATTGTCAATTTTTATATTTATATAAAAGCCTTATAAATATAATCTGAAGCAATTTTTATATAAGGATAACACTATGAAAAAGACAATATTTTCTTTTTTTGTTGCTGCTGCTATTGCAAATGCACACTTTTTAACAACAATTTCAAGTACAGATAATGTAAATGATAAAAAAGAGGCAAATATCAAAATAGATGCTATGTTTATTCATCCATTTGAACAAACTGGTATGACTATGGAAAAACCAGTTGGTATTTATTTAGAATCAACAAAAAATGCTTTACCTTTAACTCAAACAAAAAAGTTTGATCATAAAGCTTGGGCTACAAATTATGAGATTAAAAAACCAGGTGTTTATAAATTTTTTGTTGAACCACAACCATATTTTGAACCAGCAGAAGAAAAATATATTTCTCATGTTCCAAAAATAATAGTTAGTGCTTTTGGAGTTGAAGATGGTTGGGATGAGCCATTAGGTTTAAAATATGAGATTATTCCTATGGTAAAACCTTTTGCTTTATATTCTGGAAATCTTTTTCAAGGAAAAGTTTTACATGATGGAAAACCAGCATCAAATGTAGAAGTGGAAGTTGAATTATATAATGAATTTGGACTAAAAGCTCCAAGTGATGCTCATATAACACAAGTTGTAAAAACTGATGACAATGGAGTTTTTTCATTTGTTATGAATCACAAAGGTTGGTGGGGATTTGCAGCACTAATTGAAGAAGGTGAAAAAGATTTTGAAGGTAA
The nucleotide sequence above comes from Arcobacter lacus. Encoded proteins:
- a CDS encoding DUF4198 domain-containing protein, producing the protein MKKTIFSFFVAAAIANAHFLTTISSTDNVNDKKEANIKIDAMFIHPFEQTGMTMEKPVGIYLESTKNALPLTQTKKFDHKAWATNYEIKKPGVYKFFVEPQPYFEPAEEKYISHVPKIIVSAFGVEDGWDEPLGLKYEIIPMVKPFALYSGNLFQGKVLHDGKPASNVEVEVELYNEFGLKAPSDAHITQVVKTDDNGVFSFVMNHKGWWGFAALIEEGEKDFEGKKYPIENGALLWIKAY